One Anser cygnoides isolate HZ-2024a breed goose chromosome 6, Taihu_goose_T2T_genome, whole genome shotgun sequence genomic region harbors:
- the CFLAR gene encoding CASP8 and FADD-like apoptosis regulator isoform X2, whose product MVLMVEINENLEKEEVGSLVFLLRDYVPRMKLAKDKSFLALVIDLEKLNLVAPNQLDLIEECFQSIHRIDLIKKIKKYKQEAFMSSVHSQPVYVNALQASLPNLSLIDPPYNSEIKNMNKEKSQNGQSFFQEEPVHMSIQESGPASHKVFNDQYRMQSQPLGICLIIDCIGNDTDVLEETFRGLGYDVRCHRHLDTDAMNKTLLEVAGLQKHRNCDSFICILVSRGSPQSIFCTDETSTGFPLEQIKKYFLADSCPELRGKPKLFFIQSYIVPENEQECTSLLEIDGNDDKMIANAKIPLKLTIPQVADIFWSQCKVDVSTIEKSPTSSSYYLRCLAELLRNPHKRKLSILDIHTELNREVYEWNKTTDPSQQYSLLLQHTLRKKLFLSPT is encoded by the exons at GGTACTAATGGTAGAGATTAATGAGAatctggaaaaagaagaagtgGGTTCTCTTGTTTTTCTACTCAGAGATTATGTACCACGTATGAAATTGGCAAAAGATAAG AGTTTTTTAGCTCTAGTGATCGACTTAGAGAAACTAAATTTGGTGGCTCCTAATCAGTTGGATCTGATAGAAGAGTGTTTCCAAAGTATTCACAGGATAGACCTGATTAAGAAGATTAAGAAGTACAAACAAGAAG cttttatgTCCTCCGTTCATTCTCAGCCAGTGTATGTAAATGCACTTCAGGCATCTCTCCCTAATCTCAGTCTGATTGATCCTCCTTACAATTCAGAG ATCAAGAacatgaacaaagaaaaatcacaaaatggaCAAAGCTTTTTTCAAG AAGAACCAGTCCACATGTCCATTCAAGAATCAGGACCAGCATCTCATAAG GTGTTCAACGATCAGTACAGAATGCAAAGTCAACCTTTAGGAATATGCCTGATCATAGATTGTATTGGTAATGACACGG ATgtgctggaagagacctttagAGGCTTAGGCTATGATGTTCGTTGCCACAGACATTTAGATACGGATGCCATGAATAAAACGTTGCTTGAAGTTGCAGGGTTACAGAAGCACAGGAATTGTGACAGCTTCATTTGCATATTGGTCAGCCGTGGAAGTCCTCAGAGCATCTTCTGTACAGACGAGACTTCTACTGGATTCCCTTTggaacaaataaagaaatactttttggCAGACTCATGTCCTGAACTCCGAGGAAAACCAAAGCTCTTCTTTATTCAGAGCTATATTGTTCCCGAAAATGAGCAAGAATGTACTAGTCTGTTGGAAATAGATGGAAATGATGATAAAATGATTGCTAATGCAAAAATTCCTTTGAAACTCACTATTCCCCAAGTAGCAGACATCTTTTGGAGTCAGTGCAAGGTGGATGTGTCTACAATAGAAAAATCTCCGACTTCATCCTCATATTATCTGCGTTGTCTGGCTGAGCTACTCCGTAATCCTcataaaag GAAACTGTCTATATTAGATATCCATACGGAACTGAACAGAGAAGTCTATGAATGGAATAAGACCACAGATCCAAGCCAACAATATtcacttctgctccagcacacactgaggaaaaaactttttctttctcccacttAA
- the NDUFB3 gene encoding NADH dehydrogenase [ubiquinone] 1 beta subcomplex subunit 3: protein MAHGSEHGHGQTELPDYRQWKVEGTPLEDVQKRLAKRGLRDPWARNEVWRYMGGYAKPVTLMEIFTRGLKWGFAAFVVALGIEYTLFPPKKNGGHH from the exons ATGGCGCATGGAAGTGAACATGGCCATGGCCAAACAGAACTCCCCGACTACAGGCAGTGGAAGGTGGAGGGTACTCCACTAGAGGATGTCCAGAAAAGGCTGGCTAAACGTGGTCTTAGGGATCCATGGGCTCG taATGAAGTCTGGAGGTATATGGGTGGCTATGCAAAACCTGTCACCTTAATGGAAATCTTTACTAGAGGACTCAAGTGGGGATTTGCAGCTTTCGTGGTTGCTCTTGGCATTGAGTATACACTGTTTCCCCCAAAGAAGAATGGAGGCCATCACTAA
- the CFLAR gene encoding CASP8 and FADD-like apoptosis regulator isoform X1, whose product MTKCQVPAVLIHQIEEELDKEEGEIMVFLCRDLVPDLATADLRELLMALNEREKLSLLGLSELLYRVKRFDLLRRILKTEKITVEFNLARSPRFVPDYRVLMVEINENLEKEEVGSLVFLLRDYVPRMKLAKDKSFLALVIDLEKLNLVAPNQLDLIEECFQSIHRIDLIKKIKKYKQEAFMSSVHSQPVYVNALQASLPNLSLIDPPYNSEIKNMNKEKSQNGQSFFQEEPVHMSIQESGPASHKVFNDQYRMQSQPLGICLIIDCIGNDTDVLEETFRGLGYDVRCHRHLDTDAMNKTLLEVAGLQKHRNCDSFICILVSRGSPQSIFCTDETSTGFPLEQIKKYFLADSCPELRGKPKLFFIQSYIVPENEQECTSLLEIDGNDDKMIANAKIPLKLTIPQVADIFWSQCKVDVSTIEKSPTSSSYYLRCLAELLRNPHKRKLSILDIHTELNREVYEWNKTTDPSQQYSLLLQHTLRKKLFLSPT is encoded by the exons ATGACCAAGTGCCAAGTGCCAGCTGTTCTTATTCACCAAATTGAAGAAGAATTGGATAAAGAAGAAGGTGAGATAATGGTTTTCCTTTGCCGAGACCTTGTTCCTGACTTGGCTACTGCTGACCTGAGAGAGCTTTTGATGGCTTTGAATGAGAGGGAGAAACTATCTCTTCTTGGATTGTCTGAGCTGCTGTACAGGGTTAAGAGGTTTGATTTGCTGAGAAGGATCTTGAAGACTGAGAAAATAACAGTGGAATTTAACCTTGCCAGGAGTCCCAGATTTGTCCCCGATTACAG GGTACTAATGGTAGAGATTAATGAGAatctggaaaaagaagaagtgGGTTCTCTTGTTTTTCTACTCAGAGATTATGTACCACGTATGAAATTGGCAAAAGATAAG AGTTTTTTAGCTCTAGTGATCGACTTAGAGAAACTAAATTTGGTGGCTCCTAATCAGTTGGATCTGATAGAAGAGTGTTTCCAAAGTATTCACAGGATAGACCTGATTAAGAAGATTAAGAAGTACAAACAAGAAG cttttatgTCCTCCGTTCATTCTCAGCCAGTGTATGTAAATGCACTTCAGGCATCTCTCCCTAATCTCAGTCTGATTGATCCTCCTTACAATTCAGAG ATCAAGAacatgaacaaagaaaaatcacaaaatggaCAAAGCTTTTTTCAAG AAGAACCAGTCCACATGTCCATTCAAGAATCAGGACCAGCATCTCATAAG GTGTTCAACGATCAGTACAGAATGCAAAGTCAACCTTTAGGAATATGCCTGATCATAGATTGTATTGGTAATGACACGG ATgtgctggaagagacctttagAGGCTTAGGCTATGATGTTCGTTGCCACAGACATTTAGATACGGATGCCATGAATAAAACGTTGCTTGAAGTTGCAGGGTTACAGAAGCACAGGAATTGTGACAGCTTCATTTGCATATTGGTCAGCCGTGGAAGTCCTCAGAGCATCTTCTGTACAGACGAGACTTCTACTGGATTCCCTTTggaacaaataaagaaatactttttggCAGACTCATGTCCTGAACTCCGAGGAAAACCAAAGCTCTTCTTTATTCAGAGCTATATTGTTCCCGAAAATGAGCAAGAATGTACTAGTCTGTTGGAAATAGATGGAAATGATGATAAAATGATTGCTAATGCAAAAATTCCTTTGAAACTCACTATTCCCCAAGTAGCAGACATCTTTTGGAGTCAGTGCAAGGTGGATGTGTCTACAATAGAAAAATCTCCGACTTCATCCTCATATTATCTGCGTTGTCTGGCTGAGCTACTCCGTAATCCTcataaaag GAAACTGTCTATATTAGATATCCATACGGAACTGAACAGAGAAGTCTATGAATGGAATAAGACCACAGATCCAAGCCAACAATATtcacttctgctccagcacacactgaggaaaaaactttttctttctcccacttAA
- the CFLAR gene encoding CASP8 and FADD-like apoptosis regulator isoform X3, whose product MVEINENLEKEEVGSLVFLLRDYVPRMKLAKDKSFLALVIDLEKLNLVAPNQLDLIEECFQSIHRIDLIKKIKKYKQEAFMSSVHSQPVYVNALQASLPNLSLIDPPYNSEIKNMNKEKSQNGQSFFQEEPVHMSIQESGPASHKVFNDQYRMQSQPLGICLIIDCIGNDTDVLEETFRGLGYDVRCHRHLDTDAMNKTLLEVAGLQKHRNCDSFICILVSRGSPQSIFCTDETSTGFPLEQIKKYFLADSCPELRGKPKLFFIQSYIVPENEQECTSLLEIDGNDDKMIANAKIPLKLTIPQVADIFWSQCKVDVSTIEKSPTSSSYYLRCLAELLRNPHKRKLSILDIHTELNREVYEWNKTTDPSQQYSLLLQHTLRKKLFLSPT is encoded by the exons ATGGTAGAGATTAATGAGAatctggaaaaagaagaagtgGGTTCTCTTGTTTTTCTACTCAGAGATTATGTACCACGTATGAAATTGGCAAAAGATAAG AGTTTTTTAGCTCTAGTGATCGACTTAGAGAAACTAAATTTGGTGGCTCCTAATCAGTTGGATCTGATAGAAGAGTGTTTCCAAAGTATTCACAGGATAGACCTGATTAAGAAGATTAAGAAGTACAAACAAGAAG cttttatgTCCTCCGTTCATTCTCAGCCAGTGTATGTAAATGCACTTCAGGCATCTCTCCCTAATCTCAGTCTGATTGATCCTCCTTACAATTCAGAG ATCAAGAacatgaacaaagaaaaatcacaaaatggaCAAAGCTTTTTTCAAG AAGAACCAGTCCACATGTCCATTCAAGAATCAGGACCAGCATCTCATAAG GTGTTCAACGATCAGTACAGAATGCAAAGTCAACCTTTAGGAATATGCCTGATCATAGATTGTATTGGTAATGACACGG ATgtgctggaagagacctttagAGGCTTAGGCTATGATGTTCGTTGCCACAGACATTTAGATACGGATGCCATGAATAAAACGTTGCTTGAAGTTGCAGGGTTACAGAAGCACAGGAATTGTGACAGCTTCATTTGCATATTGGTCAGCCGTGGAAGTCCTCAGAGCATCTTCTGTACAGACGAGACTTCTACTGGATTCCCTTTggaacaaataaagaaatactttttggCAGACTCATGTCCTGAACTCCGAGGAAAACCAAAGCTCTTCTTTATTCAGAGCTATATTGTTCCCGAAAATGAGCAAGAATGTACTAGTCTGTTGGAAATAGATGGAAATGATGATAAAATGATTGCTAATGCAAAAATTCCTTTGAAACTCACTATTCCCCAAGTAGCAGACATCTTTTGGAGTCAGTGCAAGGTGGATGTGTCTACAATAGAAAAATCTCCGACTTCATCCTCATATTATCTGCGTTGTCTGGCTGAGCTACTCCGTAATCCTcataaaag GAAACTGTCTATATTAGATATCCATACGGAACTGAACAGAGAAGTCTATGAATGGAATAAGACCACAGATCCAAGCCAACAATATtcacttctgctccagcacacactgaggaaaaaactttttctttctcccacttAA